The nucleotide window TCCATGAGGCTCCAGCCCGACGGGGCCACTGCCACGGCCCACAGGCCCTGACTGCTGATGCGCGGCCGCGCTCAATCTGTCGCCTTCGAGGCTTGCCATGAACAAGACGCTCCGAGCGCGAATCCAGGCCTGGATCGACGACGACCCCGACCCGGGCGCAGCCAGCGAGCTCCGGGCGCTCCTCGATGCGGGCGCCGAGACGGAGTTGTGCAGGCGCTTCCGGGCGCCGTTGAGCTTTGGCACGGCAGGGCTCAGGGCGCGCGGCGAGGCCGGCCTGAGCCGTATGAACCGTGCCGTGATGGCGAAAGTCGCCGCGGGCGTGTGTCGCGCCCTTGCTTCGCATGTGCCAAGAGCGCACGAGCGCGGCCTGTGCATCGGCTTTGACGGGCGGCGCCACAGCCGCGAGCTTGCCCTGGAGGCCACAACGGTCGCGCTCGGTGCCGGCTTTGTGGTGCACTGCTTCGAGCACTGTGTGCCGACGCCTGTGTTCGCCTACGCCGTACGCGTACTGGTTGCCGCCGGGGGCGTGCTTCTGACGGCCAGCCACAATTCGCGCGAGTACAGTGGCTGCAAGATCTACTGGGAGGGAGGCAGCCAGCTGGTGCCTCCGTGGGAAGAGCGCGTGGCGCAGGCGATCGACTGGAACGAGTCGGTGCGAAGCATGCCGCGGCTCGGGCGCGCCGGCGCCAAGACACGAGCGCTTTGGTCGAGTCAGGCCCGGCGCATCGAGGACGCGTACCTCGAGGACGTGACCCAGCTGCTGAGCCACCCGAGGCAGACGCGCGCCGTTCGCATCGCCTACACCGCCTTGCACGGCGTGGGCCAGCCTTGGATCAGTAGAGCCTTTGCCGAGGCGGGTTTCAACAACCTGTGGTGCGTGCCGGAGCAGGCCAAGCCCGACCCGGACTTCTCGACCCTGCGCGTACCCAACCCGGAGGACCCCAGCACCCTGAGCCTCGCGCTGGACCTGGCACGGGAGCACGCCGCCGACCTCGTGCTTGCCAACGACCCGGACGCCGATCGACTCGCCGCGGCGGCGCGCAACGCCGAGGGCGAGTATGCCGTGCTGACCGGAAACGACGTCGGAGCCCTCTTGGCCGACTATCTGCTCGAACAGGGGCCAGACGATGAGCGACGGGTGGTGCTTTCCACGGTCGTGAGCAGCCCGATGCTCGGCAGCATCGCTGCACGCCATGGCGTCCACTGGGAACGCACGCTCACCGGTTTCAAGTGGCTAGCCCAACGAGCCCAGCAGCTCACGGCCGCTGGAAAGCGCGTTGTGTTCGCTTTCGAGGAAGCGCTCGGGTACATGGCGAGCGGCTTGGCTTGGGAAAAAGACGGAATCAGTGCGGCGCTGCTGCTCGCTGAGCTTGCGGACGCGTGCAAGAGCAGGGGCCAGACGCTGCTCGATCG belongs to Pseudomonadota bacterium and includes:
- a CDS encoding phospho-sugar mutase → MNKTLRARIQAWIDDDPDPGAASELRALLDAGAETELCRRFRAPLSFGTAGLRARGEAGLSRMNRAVMAKVAAGVCRALASHVPRAHERGLCIGFDGRRHSRELALEATTVALGAGFVVHCFEHCVPTPVFAYAVRVLVAAGGVLLTASHNSREYSGCKIYWEGGSQLVPPWEERVAQAIDWNESVRSMPRLGRAGAKTRALWSSQARRIEDAYLEDVTQLLSHPRQTRAVRIAYTALHGVGQPWISRAFAEAGFNNLWCVPEQAKPDPDFSTLRVPNPEDPSTLSLALDLAREHAADLVLANDPDADRLAAAARNAEGEYAVLTGNDVGALLADYLLEQGPDDERRVVLSTVVSSPMLGSIAARHGVHWERTLTGFKWLAQRAQQLTAAGKRVVFAFEEALGYMASGLAWEKDGISAALLLAELADACKSRGQTLLDRMQQLQAEHGVFATAQLTVPVPGENAEECAAGIFAELRRARFSTLAGFEVKALIDVEAGVRRERGGAQTPLPLPRSPLIIVELSRRNRVIVRPSGTEPKLKVYLEVHQLVDAHSVQRTQAEAKQTLADMGAQVGAWLDRVRDSYDAG